One segment of Rubripirellula amarantea DNA contains the following:
- a CDS encoding SMP-30/gluconolactonase/LRE family protein, translated as MTNKLKCLGFLLSLAFFFMHGRVEAQTATLPETIAPVGEIEVVGEGYSFTEGPAWDPKRNWLLFTDIPNTAIHVVDKEGSVEPFTKESGHANGLLVASDGRLLACEMDGRLVAYNLTTGKRDVLADTFEGKPFNAPNDLIIDKQGGIYFTDPLFRAATPLPQTVQAVYYRAKDATVTRVSGDIAAPNGIALSPDGTKLYVAPSHQAEMLVFAVEGPGKLSAAKTFCRLTQPEGEDNTGGDGMTVDVKGNLYFTTHLGVEIFSPSGDSIGLVRFPQQPANVTFAGKDRKTMVATARTAVYQVEMPIAGLAPN; from the coding sequence ATGACTAACAAATTGAAATGTTTGGGATTCCTCCTGTCGCTAGCGTTTTTTTTCATGCACGGTCGCGTCGAAGCGCAGACGGCCACCTTGCCGGAGACGATTGCGCCGGTCGGTGAGATCGAAGTGGTGGGAGAAGGCTACTCATTCACGGAAGGTCCCGCCTGGGACCCGAAACGCAATTGGTTGCTATTCACGGACATCCCGAACACCGCCATTCACGTAGTCGACAAGGAAGGTAGCGTCGAACCTTTCACGAAAGAATCCGGCCACGCCAACGGACTTTTAGTCGCATCCGATGGCCGGTTATTGGCTTGCGAAATGGATGGTCGTTTGGTGGCCTACAATCTGACTACCGGAAAACGCGACGTGCTAGCCGACACTTTCGAAGGCAAACCTTTCAACGCGCCCAATGATTTGATCATCGATAAGCAGGGTGGAATTTATTTCACCGACCCATTGTTTCGTGCCGCCACACCGCTGCCGCAAACCGTGCAAGCGGTGTACTACCGGGCGAAAGACGCAACCGTGACTCGCGTGAGCGGCGACATTGCCGCGCCCAACGGGATCGCACTTTCTCCCGATGGAACCAAGCTCTACGTCGCACCTAGCCACCAAGCCGAGATGCTCGTGTTCGCGGTAGAAGGTCCTGGCAAGCTTTCTGCTGCCAAAACGTTTTGTCGTTTGACTCAGCCCGAAGGCGAGGACAATACCGGAGGCGACGGCATGACAGTAGACGTCAAAGGAAACTTGTACTTCACAACTCACTTGGGGGTCGAAATCTTTTCACCCTCGGGAGACTCGATCGGTTTGGTCAGGTTTCCACAACAACCCGCCAACGTGACCTTCGCTGGCAAGGATCGAAAAACGATGGTTGCAACCGCTCGCACTGCCGTTTACCAAGTTGAAATGCCGATCGCGGGATTGGCACCCAACTAA
- a CDS encoding DUF6807 domain-containing protein, giving the protein MKLTFRYFAMLTVCMLLSWCQEIQSQDAVATSSKIRIEATTEPEGWKVFRGDEMIAGYIASQDGRPVIYPVVGPGGQRMTRDYPFTEKGQFEKADHVHHKSMWMTHGEVNGIDFWSNEEGCGTIVQTAGEASVDGDAAVILTQNDWLSPDGERVMSDTRRFAFYDEGGRRLIDCDFLLHAPDASVNFGDTKEGSFGIRVAGSMKVEADQGGIIINAADETNLDAWGKKSPWVDYSGPIDGKTVGITIHDHPSSFGYPTRWHVRTYGLFAANPFGYYDFEGGEKTRGINLPKGNSIRLNYRVVLHEGGLKADVAKKDNEDFASQPRPELSTP; this is encoded by the coding sequence TTTGCATGTTGCTTTCTTGGTGCCAGGAGATTCAATCCCAAGATGCTGTTGCGACGTCAAGCAAAATAAGGATCGAGGCTACGACCGAACCAGAGGGATGGAAGGTCTTCCGAGGCGACGAAATGATCGCCGGCTACATCGCATCTCAGGACGGTCGGCCTGTGATCTATCCCGTCGTCGGCCCCGGCGGTCAACGTATGACTCGTGACTATCCCTTCACCGAAAAAGGCCAGTTTGAAAAAGCGGATCATGTCCATCACAAGTCGATGTGGATGACGCATGGTGAAGTCAATGGCATCGACTTCTGGTCGAACGAAGAAGGCTGCGGCACCATTGTTCAAACCGCTGGTGAAGCTTCCGTCGATGGGGACGCTGCGGTCATCTTGACCCAAAACGACTGGTTAAGTCCCGATGGTGAACGAGTGATGTCTGACACACGCCGCTTTGCGTTCTATGACGAAGGTGGACGTCGACTTATCGATTGTGATTTCTTGTTGCACGCTCCCGATGCCAGTGTCAACTTTGGTGATACGAAAGAAGGAAGCTTTGGGATTCGTGTTGCTGGCTCCATGAAGGTTGAAGCCGACCAAGGCGGTATCATTATCAACGCGGCTGATGAAACTAACCTCGACGCGTGGGGCAAGAAATCGCCTTGGGTTGATTACTCTGGCCCCATCGACGGTAAGACGGTGGGAATCACGATCCATGATCATCCCAGCAGTTTTGGTTACCCGACTCGCTGGCACGTGCGAACCTACGGATTGTTCGCTGCAAATCCGTTCGGATACTACGACTTCGAAGGGGGAGAAAAAACGCGAGGGATCAATTTGCCGAAAGGAAATTCGATTCGTCTCAACTACCGCGTCGTATTGCACGAGGGAGGCTTAAAAGCGGACGTTGCCAAGAAAGACAATGAAGACTTCGCGAGCCAACCGCGTCCGGAATTATCAACGCCGTAG